aagagagagcctTAATGGATGCTCGTTAATATTGCTGCCTTCTGCAGAGATGACTTTGCTTCTTCCCAGTGCGAGTACACTGTAGGACCATGTGATTAAGTTGCTACCATTTGAAAGTTTGGTCTCCGGAGATGTGTAGTGGGGCATGTGCCTCCCAAGCTCAGAGCAGCCTCTGACCTGGCTGTGCATGTTCTCGCTCATTCCACTTGTGTGGAGGTATTGCCCACAGGCCAAGAGGTGCTGCTTTGCTTCTTAAATGGCACCCTCATTCTCAGCTGTCACTGACTTCAAGATGCCTCTTCTACCTCTTCCGGGAATCACAGGCCAGGGGATCTGGCTGGGAGCAGGGTGGGCAGTGTTGAAAGGGGGAGGGCAGGTTCTCCCTGAGGTCATATGTTGTAAACAACACAGGAGCAGAACACAGGCCTGTCCTCACTCTCCATCATAGCTTTGCACCAGGAAGACCCATTTTGGCACAGTCACACACAGCTGTGCTCATGCCAACCTTTCCAGGCTGCTAGGAACCATTCGAGTACGCTGTTCTCATTTAGAGCAGATTCAAGCACATCATGGCAGTGGGACAGAGCATGGTCACAACCAAGGGCTGGAGCCTGGTAGAAATTGGGGTGCAAGATGCTGTGGACTGGCTCAGCTTGTCTTGGGCTCTTAAATTCCGCCAGTATAAGCATGTGGACTGAGAGGCAGTTTTGTTCCTTCCTACGTCATGGCCCTTAGGGAGTGGGGCCTTAGCTCTTCCTCGGTAGAAAACAGGTCGGGGGAAGATGGACTGTGGTGGAAACCAGCCCCAAGATGCTAGTACAGTGGGGAGATGGCCATTGTCACCTCTGAGGTCCTGCCTGTTAGGTCTGGACACAATCATTGGAATTCCTTGGAGTATGGTTCAATGCACACATCTTGTCATGAAAGCTACTggacttcattcctttgtatCCAACTGCATCCAGGCCTGAGACTGCTGACCCTTGACACCAGGAGCCATTTATTTAGTGCAGAGTGCCCATTTGTATCTTGAGCGAAGAAGCtaggcctggggggtggggtggggggaagggatggGAGCCAATACTGAGTGCCTGCAGCATCTACTATGTCTTCACTATTCAGAACCTGTAACTAAAGTATTTAAAGAAActgattttaaatgcaaattaaagggCAAATGTTCTCAAACAGGGTTCCTGCTTCTGTGTTTCTTCTGGTTACTGAGGTGGTACAAGTCTCCGGGACTGTGATTGTCATTGGCACTGAAAGCCACATAATGTCCTGTAGACTACCCTGTGGTATCTGACTTCTGAAATAAGTTAACACTACTAACTTGACAGAAGTCCAGGGAAGTGCCCTGGCTTCCTTCCACTGCACCCCTTGACCTGGCAGGCCATGTGCTTGACTAGAAATTGGTTCCCTCCTTTGTGAAGCCCCTTCAAACATTAACATATTTGCATTAACATATTTGAGGACTTGCATTATTTTGGGGATGGACTGGGGAGAGGTAGGGCGACTCTTTCATACAATTTTGGACTTTATTGCCACGTGTGTACCAAGATGCTCAAGGTCAGTAAGAACAAATGAGGGTGGATCACCTCTGGGAGCAGTGACCTGTGAGGGTAAGTGGACAGGGTTGGGAGCTAACCTAGAACGACTACAGGTGACAGGCATTAATGCTGGTGTCCAGGCTTAATCACAGCCTGGTCTTTCACACTCCCTGCCTGCTGAACTTGCTTGAAGTGATGCCATCTATGTGAAGGTGTCACAAGCATGAAGTGGCTCTCAGAGGGTAGAACTAGAGTTGGTAGAAAAATTCTAGTTCAATGAAGGGAAGAATTTTAGAATTATGTATCAGGTCTGGGGCATGGTGCTAGCAGCCCTGATTTCTCTAGTAGACTACAGAGGGGGTATCCGTATTATATCTTACACAGAGGAGGTATACTGTGGGACCACAGTGTTCACAACTCGGGGCCTAGCAAAGTGCCAGATGTGCAGTGTTTATTGCATGCATGGGGCCCAGAAGTTCCAGAAGCAACTCGCACTTCATTCAACAGTGATTGGAAGTGGTCTGGCCTGACTTAGGAAGTGTAGCAAAAGGAATGCAGATTTGAATAGGCTCCACCAGCTCTGAGCAGGTCCCAATAGTAACCTCTTTGAACAGGAGCCACCACCTGTCGCAAggggtcactgtgaggattaaacgtgTTCCTCTGAGGCACCATGACCCTCTTCTAAGACTTCGCTTCCTGTTTTATTTCCCACAGAGCCCAGTGCCCTCTACATGCCAGCACTTCCCTTGGGCTCAAAGCTGCTCTGCAGGGCACAGGCTGGCATGCTGTTCACCACCAGCCCTGCTGCAGACTCCAAGCTCACTCCTATCATGGAGCTTCCCTGGGGTTGCCTTCCAATCTCACTGTTTGGGCAGGGCCGCTCTCATTCCATTAATGAGGCAAAGACACCATAGGCAACAGCAGGCTTTAttggggcggggagcgggggggGGTGGTGTGGGCAAGCCCCAGGGAAAGCCAGGACCATACACAGGCTGCACTTCCGCATGTCCTCTCTGTCCAGAGTCACCCTAGGGACCCCAGGAGTGTCATGGTCTCCCCATAACACAGGCCCCCTAGCCCCAGTTAGAGTTGGTCCTTCACAGCCAGACTGGAGGACAGTGTCAGAGGCGCCACCTGGTGGTGGTAGAGACACACCAGAAGGAAGGAGTTGGGAGCAGAGCTAGTGGAAGTTACTGTATTAGGTGCCACACCCCAATGACAGGGTGAGTCCTGAGAGGAAGAGGCCCCCAGTCTTGGGACTGTCTTTGGGGGTAACTACTTACCCCAGCTCTTCAGAGACCAGAAACATCTTGCTTCTGGCTAAAAGCTTGGGCAATCATTCCATGTGTTTTGTGGTTCTCATTTCAAAAAGGGATGAAGTCACAGTGGGCAGTGAATTGAGTGGACCCTCAAGACtaaaatgcaaaatggtaaacAGGACTAGTGTCCAAGAAGGGAATCCTAACAGGTACAACTTATTTCAGCAGGCTGGAGGCAGAATTGACACCTCAGACCCGTGGGGCAGGTTCCCCTTTCTCTCCACACCAGTGGGCTAGCTGGAGAAGGgagctctttattctgttttcagaATTGCTCGACACGACAGAGCTGtgcatccctccctctccccactcctccttATCCTTAttgtcctcccctcccttccttttgcTCTCCAAAGTCTGGAATCACAAGATAAAGAGCATGGTCAGGAAGGTGCGGCGGGGTCATCCTGTCCCCCACTTCACCCCATGCCCATTACAGACTTCTTCTCTGCTTCCCAGCCTCCCCACCCTCTGCAGAAGTAGCCTGGTGGAAGAGGCCCACTAGTTGCATGGCTAAGATGACCAGCCAGGACAGCCCTGGTTTGGGTCCACTGAGCCAGTGAACCAGTATCCTGAGATGAGTGTCCAGAGATGTCCCAAGTTGGGTACATGGCAGATGGTGAGTCACAAAACCTCTTGGGCAGCTCAGCAGGTGGTCAGTAGTTCAGAGCTAATGTGGTGGAAGGCACCCTTTAACGTGGTAGGTCTGTGTTCGAGGTACAAGGTGTGTGCCCAACAGGTATCTGTTGACTGATGGGTGGAGGACGGATGGGTGAAGGGGTCCAAGCTGCCTAGCAAGGTGAGATCCCCCTGTCCCTCCCCCTCAGGAGTGACTAAAAAGGATTTCTCCAAGAGCTGGCCAGGGCCACTCCCTAGGCCCTTCCGGGGTAGTGGCGATGGTTACTTCTGAGGTTACTTCTAGGGGCTGAGCAGGAAAGGCAGCTGGCCTGCGTTCTTTGCCTGAGGGCCACTGATTAGAGGGGCCCACTCGGGGTgaaggcaaagagaagagaggCGATCCAGACCAGTCCAGCTGCTTCCATCGCCTGCTCCACCCCCTCTTACCCCACCAGTTTGCTCCACTGGATAGTACTGAAAAAGGGGTGGGACTTGAGTTTGTTGACACCACCTCCTCCGGCGCCCAGGCGCCGAGTGGGATCAAACTGCAGCAGCTGCGGAGAAAGGCCCGGGTCAGCACTCAGCAGGCCTTCCCAGCCCCACCCACTGCTGAGGCATGGGCTGACCTCCAGGGACTCCAGTCACCATGGACCCAGGGGCTCAGTCCCTGCCAGCCCAGCCCACAGGACCCCCAGTCCCCCTGGGGGGACTTTGGTTGTGTTTGGCCACCAACATACAGAAATCTGTCATCCCTACTACCCTCCTGCACCCACATCAGACATCCAGTACGCAGCACAGCTTGCTCACACACAGGGTTCTACCCTCCCAGCACCCGCCCTCAGGCCAAGCTGCCTCCTCTGGGCTGGCTGTACCTCACCTCCGTCAGCAGGGAGGCTGCTGGGCAACTGAGCCACTCGGGCAGCTGGAGCTGGGTGTGGGGCTGGATTCCTGAGGGATGGCTCTGGGACAGTGCCTAGGAAGACATAGTGAAGAGCCTCTGAGGAGACAACCCCAGGAAAGTCCGTACACTCCAGTGGCAGCCAGGACTTTATTTACCCCCCAGTGCCACATCCCAtgggaatgatgatgatgatgatgttgatcgTGGCCTTTTGCTTTGgatctactgtatgccaggctgTGGATGATGCCTGACATCCATTATCCATAATTCCCACAACAACCCCCAAAGCAAGTACgagtatccccattttaaagacaataagtaagcccagagaggtaaaggaCTTGTGCTGAGttcagggtttgaacccaggtccttctggctctaagCTTCCTCGAAGCATCAATCTTGGGTTGCAATCAGGGCAAGCACTCTATCAAGAACAGCAATGGAACTTGTCTCCTTATAGAAAAAACTCCCCTGGCTACTCAGGGCCAAGGCagggtggagacaagggaagaagGCAGAACCTCCCCATGCTCCAGAAGGGGGCAGCTGTGGAGAGCAGAGAGGTCTGTCTGGAGGTCAGGAAGAGCTGCAAGAAGCAACCAGGAGGCAGGCCAGGAGCCCTGGGCTAGACAGGTGGCGGGAGACCAAGGGGGGAGAACCACTCTATGGCGAGATTTGCATCCAGGGCTCTCAGAGGCGCGGGCTATGGGACGGAAGCCAGAGGGAGCCAGGATGCACTGGTTGTATCTGGGCTGCAGGTCACACTGCATCCACTCCTGTCATTTCTTGCTCAGATGCAGTTTGGCCTCTCCCATTCTGCCTGACCTGACCAGTCCCAGGTGCGGTGCTGAGCTAAAGGAGGAGGCTCAGAGGCTGCCATCCTGAACACAGGTGTTTGCAGGGCGAACTTTGAGCTCTTGGACAGAGCAGCTGCTGGCCTGAATGAAGGACGCCCTCTCCTGTCCTCCAACCAAAGTCTGGGGGTTACAGCTCAGGAAGGTGTGGATGGGGAGAGGAAGCTTGGGGGATGAGTCAGTGGCCTTCCAGGAAAGAAGGGCTGTGCCaagccccaccctccctccagaCGTAGGCCAGAGTTTTCTCTTCCAGAAACCTTCCTTGACCATCCCAACTCAACTCTCATTCATATAAGTTGACAGGCTCTAGCTATAGTCACTAGTGTGGTGGGGGTGCTAAGTGTGTCCATGGCCTGGGTGGGAGTGGCTTCCTGCATCTCTCATGGCCTGAGCGGGCAGCTGGGGGGAACAGCTATGCTAGCAAGACACCCGGCCCAATGGCCAGGTCTTGGAGACCAGGCAGCCCCAGCCACAACACTGGCTGGTTGGACCAAGCCCAGCCCATTCTGCACTCAGTGACACCCACCAGGGCTCCAGACCCTGCCCGGCTACTCACCGTGCCAGTCAGCAGTTCATACAGTAGAGACCCAAAGCTCCACCAGTCACAGGCATCCGTCAGCTCAGAAATCCCACCCACCTCTGTGGGAACAAGAACACACATGTCCCAGACTCACCCAAGAGGGCAGGTCTCCACCCTACTCATCCCACCCAGACGTGGCACATTCCTTCGGCCCCCAGCTTAGCCCACACCAAGGCACCCAAGATCTAGAGGCCCCCGGCACCCCCCTTCTTGCCTGGGGCGCTGTAGAGGTTGTCCAGGGCCTCCCTGCAGAACTGGGGCTCTACCTCAGACCACTGGCCGAAGTACGTGAGCCGGACATGACCTTCCATCCAGTGTGTGCAGTGAAGAATAAGGGCGACAAAAATTGTGGTCATTGTTGAGCAGCTGGCATGGGGGAGGGTACTCCAGGGCTCCCGCCAGCAGTCACAGGGCAGGAGCCAGTGACCACACCGGGCAGAGCCTCCCTAGGGGCACGGccccctgaggcccagagatgacCAGGTGTTCCTAGCAGCTGCTGCCCTGGACTCGTGGGGGAAAGGGGCTTGCTTCCCAGGCTCAACCTTGCCAACCAGACTCGGCAGAGGCCAGCATGAAAAGGCTGGGGGGAGGCATGGCAAGAAGCAGATAGCCCCTGCGTTCCCTTTGACTTTGGGGAGCTCTCGTTCTCTGTCTTCAGGGGCCCCCACctcagggaggggggagggggagggtggccTACTCCCCTCCCTGCTGGCCTGGGGCACCTACCTGCCTGATCCAGGAGCAGGTTCCGGGGATTGAGGTCCCGGCACAGCACCCCCTGCTCATGCAGCGCCTCCAGTGCCACCAGCGTCTCTGCCGCCCACTGCTTCACCTGCTCTTCTCTCACGCTCCAGGCTCCTCCAGCAgaccccaggctggccccatccccTGAGGGGCGGCTCTGACCTCTGCCTCCGCCACAGCCCCCCagcacctggccagccccctcaCGAACCCAAGGAAGCCCCCAAGAGGGCCCCATGTCCGGGCTCTGGCCAGGTGCCCACCTGGCTTGGAGGTGTAGGTGGCTActtggggcctttggaaggtccGAGGAGCACGCGGTGCTGGTCCTGGCTGAGGGTTCACCTTCAGCCTCTCTCTGGGGTCTGATGGATGGGGCATCCCTGGCTGGgggaaggctctgagaagtccgtGGAGGCTCCGGGGTGATTCTGTCCTGCAGGTGGGTGTGGCCCAGGGGAAACAGTGCTGGGGTCCGGAGGCTGAGGGGGCAGTTGAGCTGAGCCTTCATCCTCTCCAGGCTGGAGCCAGATCTGAGCCCAGACTGTTGGGGGCACGCCTGGGAGAGCACGTGGGACCACAGAGTGCCTCCTGGGCCATGCAGAGGGAGCGGCGAGCATGGGGACAGGGGAGAAGAAGAGCATGGACGCCAGGTCCCTGTcccactcctgcctcccctctctgTGGCATCGaccctctgctccctccttccctcagcctagaaggctctctccctcctctcgaCTCATCTGGAGGACCCCTGTGCCACAACCGGGCATAAAATTGGTGCTTAACCCCTAAGCAGATGTAAATCATTGTTACTGTCCTTGTTTTGGGTGGTAGGTTCACTGGTGTTCAAcatgttacaatttttttttcttttttggggagaatagtataataaaattaaagcgaaataaaataaaagaaggccAGGCATGGAGCTGTGATGACTACAGGTCATGACCCAAGGACATGtacctcattaaaaaaatcacctctaataggtgatcaataaatagcTGCCACGTGGCCCAGTTCCTGTCCTTACAGCTTCAGTCACCCCCAGACCATGTGGCCATTCTTATGGATGGGCACAGACTAGAAAAATGAAGACAGCCAAGATTGGAGGAAATGGTGACAAAGGGGACATCTGTGTAAATGTTCTCTTGTCCGCCTAGGATGTGAACATCTTCCCCAGGACGTGCCCTGCCTCCTTGGCACCACAGAGGCCCACGAGAGCCTGATCCTGCCATGCCCCTCCAGAAAGCCTGGGTCCCCTACTCTGTGCTGCACATCTGGGGCAAGTCACCCCCCTCCTCAGGGCTTGGCATTTTAAGGGGATGAAAGAGGACAACACCCCAAAGGCCTGAGGAGCTGACAGGGCCCTCAGGCCCCCTCACCTTGCACATGCTCCAGGTGCAGGAAGATGGAGTCCTCACTCACAAAGTACCGCAGCAGCTTGGTCATGTAGGGGACACCATGTGGGATGATGGTTAGCCGCTCCCGGCTTGCCACATGGCACCTGGAcaggctctggggaggggacGGGGCAGGCAGATCAGCTGGGGACAGTCCAGAGGCTGCTCTGCTGGGGGATGTCCTGGCCCCAGCTTCAGGGGAAACCGGATGAGGGATGGGAG
The nucleotide sequence above comes from Equus asinus isolate D_3611 breed Donkey chromosome 7, EquAss-T2T_v2, whole genome shotgun sequence. Encoded proteins:
- the RPS6KL1 gene encoding ribosomal protein S6 kinase-like 1 produces the protein MSLVACECPPGPGLEPEPCSQVRSQARIYLEQICNRVAPGAPDMTKRDYLVDAATQIRLALERDVSEDYEAAFNHYQNGVDVLLRGVHVDPNKERCEAVKLKITKYLRRAEEIFNCHLQRTLGSGTSPGTGFSSLRLRPIRTLSSALEQLRGCRVVGVIGKVQLVQDPATGGTFVVKSLSRCHVASRERLTIIPHGVPYMTKLLRYFVSEDSIFLHLEHVQGGTLWSHVLSQACPQQSGLRSGSSLERMKAQLNCPLSLRTPALFPLGHTHLQDRITPEPPRTSQSLPPARDAPSIRPQREAEGEPSARTSTACSSDLPKAPSSHLHLQARWAPGQSPDMGPSWGLPWVREGAGQVLGGCGGGRGQSRPSGDGASLGSAGGAWSVREEQVKQWAAETLVALEALHEQGVLCRDLNPRNLLLDQAGHVRLTYFGQWSEVEPQFCREALDNLYSAPEVGGISELTDACDWWSFGSLLYELLTGTALSQSHPSGIQPHTQLQLPEWLSCPAASLLTELLQFDPTRRLGAGGGGVNKLKSHPFFSTIQWSKLVG